In Pengzhenrongella sicca, a single genomic region encodes these proteins:
- a CDS encoding inorganic phosphate transporter: MEVALVVIVVVVALGFDYTNGFHDAANAIATSVSTRALTPRAALIMAAVFNLIGSLLGVEVAMTIGSGIVDLGPETGTHGLVIVLAGLIGAITWNLITWRLGLPSSSTHALIGGLMGAGLASSTTVHWSVILDKVVIPMVLSPIVGFGLAFLLMVGVLWIVRNMAPAKTNRRFRLAQTGSAAAMALGHGLQDAQKTMGVILLALVAGDMHDLEDGIPLWVKLASAGAISLGTYSGGWRIMRTLGRKIIELDPVRGFVAETVAASVLYTTALVFQAPISTTHTITSAIMGVGATKRLSAVRWGVAESIAVAWILTIPMSALVAAIMYLVLHPFLG; encoded by the coding sequence GTGGAGGTTGCACTTGTCGTCATCGTTGTCGTCGTCGCGCTCGGGTTCGACTACACGAACGGGTTCCACGACGCGGCCAACGCGATCGCGACGTCGGTCTCGACCCGTGCGCTGACGCCGCGCGCCGCGCTGATCATGGCCGCGGTCTTCAACCTCATCGGCTCGCTGCTCGGGGTCGAGGTCGCGATGACCATCGGCTCCGGGATCGTCGACCTCGGCCCGGAGACGGGCACGCACGGTCTCGTGATCGTGCTCGCGGGCCTCATCGGCGCGATCACCTGGAACCTCATCACCTGGCGGCTCGGCCTCCCGTCGTCGTCGACGCACGCGCTGATCGGCGGGCTGATGGGCGCGGGGCTGGCGTCCTCGACCACCGTGCACTGGTCGGTGATCCTCGACAAGGTCGTCATCCCGATGGTGCTGTCGCCGATCGTCGGGTTCGGGCTGGCGTTCCTGCTCATGGTCGGCGTGCTGTGGATCGTGCGGAACATGGCGCCGGCCAAGACGAACCGCCGGTTCCGGCTCGCGCAGACGGGGTCGGCCGCGGCCATGGCGCTCGGGCACGGGCTCCAGGACGCGCAGAAGACGATGGGCGTCATCCTGCTCGCGCTGGTCGCCGGCGACATGCACGACCTCGAGGACGGCATCCCGCTCTGGGTCAAGCTCGCCTCGGCCGGCGCGATCTCCTTGGGCACCTACTCGGGCGGCTGGCGCATCATGCGCACGCTCGGGCGCAAGATCATCGAGCTGGACCCCGTGCGCGGCTTCGTCGCCGAGACGGTCGCGGCGTCGGTGCTCTACACGACCGCGCTGGTGTTCCAGGCCCCGATTTCCACGACGCACACGATCACCTCGGCGATCATGGGCGTCGGCGCGACGAAGCGGCTGTCCGCGGTGCGCTGGGGCGTGGCGGAGTCCATCGCGGTCGCTTGGATCCTCACGATCCCGATGTCGGCGCTCGTCGCCGCGATCATGTACCTCGTGCTGCACCCGTTCCTCGGCTGA
- a CDS encoding NUDIX hydrolase, with amino-acid sequence MSSSSSRSRPVQAAGALVWRVENGSLEVLLVHRPRYQDWSWPKGKLDPGESWPAAAAREVAEETGQPIVLGLPLTRLRYRLADGRAKHVHLWAARAATGADAPALAARLPVTPATTEEIDDLAWMSVEKAERSLTRSADAEPLATLVHLHAKGRLDTSVLIVARHARATSRSSWKGDETDRPLTPAGRRQADALVPVLAAFGVHEVVTSAWERCASTIDPYARAAGLTPGYSELTEAAHERSPGRVAAEVHRFLEAGRDVVMCTHRPVLPTVLDVLGQHSRRPVASALPTSDPYLRPAGLLVAHVGQTPKGARVLGVEQHRPGAAVEAS; translated from the coding sequence ATGAGCAGTTCGTCCTCCCGGTCGCGGCCCGTCCAGGCCGCCGGCGCGCTCGTCTGGCGGGTCGAGAACGGCTCCCTCGAGGTGCTCCTCGTGCACCGGCCCCGGTACCAGGACTGGTCCTGGCCCAAGGGCAAGCTGGACCCCGGCGAGTCCTGGCCGGCGGCCGCGGCGCGCGAGGTCGCGGAGGAGACGGGCCAGCCGATCGTGCTCGGGCTGCCGCTGACGCGGCTGCGCTACCGGCTGGCCGACGGCCGGGCCAAGCACGTGCACCTGTGGGCGGCCCGCGCCGCGACCGGCGCCGACGCGCCCGCGCTCGCCGCCAGGCTCCCGGTGACCCCCGCGACGACGGAGGAGATCGACGACCTCGCCTGGATGAGCGTCGAGAAGGCGGAGCGGAGCCTGACGCGCAGCGCCGACGCCGAGCCGCTCGCCACCCTCGTGCACTTGCACGCGAAGGGCCGGCTAGACACCTCCGTGCTCATCGTCGCGCGCCACGCGCGCGCCACGTCCCGCTCATCCTGGAAGGGCGACGAGACCGACCGGCCGCTGACGCCCGCGGGCCGGCGCCAGGCCGACGCGCTCGTGCCGGTGCTGGCCGCGTTCGGCGTGCACGAGGTCGTCACGAGCGCGTGGGAGCGGTGCGCCAGCACGATCGATCCCTACGCGCGGGCCGCGGGCCTGACCCCCGGCTACTCCGAGCTCACCGAGGCCGCGCACGAGCGCTCCCCGGGCCGGGTCGCGGCCGAGGTGCACCGCTTCCTCGAGGCCGGCCGCGACGTCGTCATGTGCACGCACCGGCCGGTGCTGCCGACCGTGCTGGACGTCCTCGGCCAGCACTCCCGCCGGCCCGTCGCGAGTGCGCTGCCCACGTCCGACCCCTACCTACGCCCGGCGGGACTCCTGGTCGCGCACGTCGGCCAGACGCCCAAGGGCGCGCGGGTGCTCGGCGTCGAGCAGCACCGCCCGGGCGCAGCGGTCGAGGCTTCCTAA
- a CDS encoding RNA degradosome polyphosphate kinase — translation MSEPSTARLRPVKLRTPPISAIGPVPPVEEPAPIAPAVADVLDAAAPLPEGRFSDRELSWLAFNQRVLELAEDPLQPLLERVRFLAIFASNLDEFFMVRVAGLKRRIATGLAVTAASGLSPNQVLEAISERTHELMDRHARVFADQVQPALAAEGITLVHWDELAPPEHERLQKFFRKQIFPVLTPLAVDPAHPFPYISGLSLNLAVLVLNPATGKEHFARVKVPPLLPRFIAVDAKGRPSAPTPQAGSAKKGPMSFVPVEDVIAQHLDHLFPGMEVLEHHTFRVTRNEDVEVEEDDAENLLQAMEKELLRRRFGPPVRLELAEKIQPRIRSLLVRELGVSEQEVYELPAPLDLTGLNLIADLDRADLSYPRFVPTTQRQLAEVESSKPTDIFAAIRARDVLLHHPYDSFSTSVQTFLAQAAADPNVLAIKQTLYRTSGDSPIVDSLIDAAEAGKQVLALVEIKARFDEQANISWARKLEQAGVHVVYGIVGLKTHCKLSLVVRQEADGLRRYCHVGTGNYNPKTARHYTDLGLLTCDLDVGQDLTRLFNQLSGYAPKSRFHRLLVAPRSVRSGLIERIDREAAAQVAGRPAWIKIKVNSVVDEAVIDALYRASRVGVPIDLVVRGICAVRPGVPGMSETIRVRSVLGRFLEHSRVFAFANSDGNGPEVFIGSADLMHRNLERRVEALIRIVDPDQVTELVELSDRSMDDATSSWHLQSDGTWLRHHVDADGAPLLDLQAWHIAQRRRPARTR, via the coding sequence ATGAGCGAACCGTCGACCGCACGCTTGCGGCCCGTGAAGTTGCGCACCCCGCCGATCTCCGCCATCGGTCCCGTCCCTCCCGTCGAGGAGCCGGCCCCCATCGCGCCCGCCGTCGCCGACGTCCTGGACGCCGCGGCGCCGCTGCCCGAGGGCAGGTTCAGCGACCGCGAGCTCAGCTGGCTGGCCTTCAACCAGCGCGTGCTCGAGCTCGCCGAGGACCCGCTCCAGCCGCTGCTCGAGCGCGTGCGGTTCCTCGCGATCTTCGCGTCCAACCTCGACGAGTTCTTCATGGTCCGGGTCGCCGGGCTCAAGCGCCGCATCGCGACGGGGCTGGCCGTGACCGCCGCGTCGGGGCTGAGCCCGAACCAGGTGCTCGAGGCCATCAGCGAGCGCACCCACGAGCTCATGGACCGGCACGCGCGGGTCTTCGCCGACCAGGTCCAGCCGGCCCTGGCGGCCGAGGGCATCACCCTCGTGCACTGGGACGAGCTGGCGCCGCCCGAGCACGAGCGGCTGCAGAAGTTCTTCCGCAAGCAGATCTTCCCGGTGCTCACGCCGCTCGCGGTCGACCCGGCGCACCCGTTCCCGTACATCTCGGGGCTCTCGCTCAACCTCGCCGTGCTGGTGCTCAACCCTGCCACGGGCAAGGAGCACTTCGCGCGCGTCAAGGTCCCGCCCCTGCTGCCCCGGTTCATCGCAGTCGACGCGAAGGGCCGGCCCAGCGCGCCGACGCCGCAGGCCGGGTCCGCGAAGAAGGGCCCGATGTCGTTCGTGCCCGTCGAGGACGTCATCGCCCAGCACCTCGACCACCTGTTCCCCGGCATGGAGGTGCTCGAGCACCACACCTTCCGCGTGACCCGCAACGAGGACGTCGAGGTCGAGGAGGACGACGCCGAGAACCTCCTGCAGGCCATGGAGAAGGAGCTGCTGCGCCGCCGGTTCGGCCCGCCGGTGCGCCTCGAGCTCGCCGAGAAGATCCAGCCGCGCATCCGCAGCCTGCTCGTGCGCGAGCTCGGGGTCTCCGAGCAGGAGGTGTACGAGCTGCCCGCGCCGCTCGACCTCACCGGGCTGAACCTCATCGCGGACCTCGACCGCGCCGACCTGAGCTACCCGAGGTTCGTCCCCACGACCCAGCGCCAGCTGGCCGAGGTCGAGAGCTCCAAGCCGACGGACATCTTCGCCGCGATCCGCGCGCGTGATGTGCTGCTGCACCACCCGTACGACTCGTTCTCGACGTCGGTGCAGACGTTCCTGGCCCAGGCCGCGGCCGACCCGAACGTGCTGGCCATCAAGCAGACGCTGTACCGGACGTCCGGCGACTCGCCGATCGTCGACTCCCTGATCGACGCCGCCGAGGCCGGCAAGCAGGTGCTGGCCCTGGTCGAGATCAAGGCGAGGTTCGACGAGCAGGCCAACATCTCGTGGGCGCGCAAGCTGGAGCAGGCGGGCGTGCACGTCGTCTACGGCATCGTCGGGCTCAAGACGCACTGCAAGCTCAGCCTCGTGGTCCGCCAGGAGGCCGACGGCCTGCGCCGCTACTGCCACGTCGGGACCGGCAACTACAACCCCAAGACGGCCCGGCACTACACCGACCTCGGGCTGCTCACGTGCGACCTCGACGTCGGCCAGGACCTGACCCGGCTGTTCAACCAGCTCAGCGGGTACGCCCCGAAGTCGCGGTTCCACCGGCTGCTCGTCGCGCCCCGCTCGGTTCGGTCCGGCCTGATCGAGCGGATCGACCGCGAGGCCGCCGCCCAGGTGGCCGGCCGCCCCGCGTGGATCAAGATCAAGGTGAACTCGGTCGTGGACGAGGCCGTCATCGACGCCCTCTACCGCGCGTCCCGGGTCGGGGTGCCGATCGACCTCGTCGTCCGCGGCATCTGCGCCGTCCGCCCCGGAGTGCCCGGCATGAGCGAGACGATCCGCGTCCGGTCCGTGCTCGGCCGGTTCCTCGAGCACTCGCGCGTGTTCGCCTTCGCCAACAGCGACGGCAACGGGCCCGAGGTGTTCATCGGCTCCGCCGACCTGATGCACCGCAACCTCGAGCGGCGCGTCGAGGCGCTCATCCGCATCGTCGACCCGGACCAGGTGACCGAGCTCGTCGAGCTCAGCGACCGGTCGATGGACGACGCGACCTCCTCGTGGCACCTCCAGTCCGACGGCACCTGGCTCCGCCACCACGTCGACGCCGACGGCGCCCCGCTGCTCGACCTGCAGGCGTGGCACATCGCGCAGCGCCGGCGCCCCGCGCGGACGCGATGA
- the mshD gene encoding mycothiol synthase, whose product MTLAHLTVLRGPLEAPIAADVRALAGAAASADGVAPLGEQPLLGLTAPEPTTAHLLARAAGGELAGYAQVALTAPEAASAELAVAPQWRRRGVGRQLLDGALAAAPGPLSVWAHGDLPAARALAAGAGLAVVRELWFMTADLPAAPPAPDPVGPPSPPDPARAVALPPGVVVRAFVPGRDEDAWLRVNARAFANHPEQGRLTRRDLDARQCEPWFDPAGLLLAERDGALLGSIWLKVHPGDGADAAAGEIYALGVDPDAQGLGLGGALTRLGLDQLIGRGLRRAILYTEGDNTVAIAAYTRAGFTRAGLDVQFA is encoded by the coding sequence ATGACCCTGGCGCACCTGACCGTCCTGCGCGGCCCCCTCGAGGCCCCGATCGCGGCCGACGTGCGCGCGTTGGCCGGCGCCGCGGCGTCGGCCGACGGCGTCGCGCCGCTCGGCGAGCAGCCGCTGCTGGGGCTGACCGCGCCCGAGCCGACGACGGCGCACCTGCTCGCGCGGGCGGCCGGCGGCGAACTGGCCGGCTACGCGCAGGTGGCGCTCACGGCGCCCGAGGCCGCGAGCGCCGAGCTGGCGGTCGCGCCGCAGTGGCGCCGCCGCGGCGTCGGCCGGCAGCTGCTCGACGGCGCGCTCGCTGCGGCGCCCGGGCCGCTGTCCGTCTGGGCGCACGGCGACCTGCCGGCGGCCCGCGCGCTCGCGGCGGGCGCCGGGCTCGCCGTCGTCCGCGAGCTGTGGTTCATGACCGCCGACCTCCCGGCCGCGCCGCCCGCGCCCGACCCGGTCGGGCCGCCCAGCCCGCCCGACCCGGCCCGGGCCGTGGCGCTGCCGCCGGGCGTCGTCGTCCGCGCGTTCGTGCCGGGCCGCGACGAGGACGCGTGGCTGCGGGTCAATGCCCGTGCGTTCGCGAACCACCCCGAGCAGGGCCGGCTGACCCGGCGCGACCTCGACGCGCGCCAGTGCGAGCCGTGGTTCGACCCGGCGGGACTCCTGCTCGCCGAACGCGACGGGGCGTTGCTCGGCTCGATCTGGCTGAAGGTGCACCCGGGCGACGGCGCCGACGCCGCGGCCGGGGAGATCTACGCGCTCGGCGTCGATCCGGACGCGCAGGGCCTCGGCCTCGGCGGCGCGCTGACCCGGCTGGGACTGGACCAGCTCATCGGCCGCGGGCTGCGGCGGGCGATCCTGTACACCGAGGGCGACAACACGGTCGCGATCGCGGCGTATACCCGCGCCGGCTTCACGCGGGCGGGGCTCGACGTCCAGTTCGCGTAG
- the acs gene encoding acetate--CoA ligase codes for MTTEESRTENPAQAAGLENLSTELRRFPPDAEFSAQANAHAELYPWASADPERFWAEQARDLITWHEPFTEVLDWSNAPVARWFADGSLNACYNAVDRHVEAGNGDRVAIAFEGEPGDTRSITYADLQREVSRAANALGALGITTGDRVAVYLPMIPEAVIALLACARIGAPHSVVFGGFSAEALRSRIADAEAKLVITADGGYRRGAPAALKPAVDEALAKGPTTVEHVLVVRRTGQDVAWTDDRDVWWHDVVDTASDQHTPVWVEAEHPLFILYTSGTTGKPKGIFHTTGGYLTQVAFTHLNVFDLKAATDVYWCTADVGWVTGHSYVVYGPLVNGATQVIYEGTPDTPGRDRWWSIVEKYRVSILYTAPTAIRTCMKWGEEYPAGHDLSSLRVLGSVGESINPEAWIWYRRVIGADRTPIVDTWWQTETGAIMISPLPGATTLKPGSAQVPLPGISADVVDDEAHPVPDGGGGYLVLTRPWPAMLRGIWGDPQRFKDTYWSRFPGLYFAGDGAKKDDDGDIWLLGRVDDVMNVSGHRLSTTEIESALVSHPSVAEAAVVGAADETTGQIVVAFVILRGGIEQTEQTVEELRAHVAKEIGAIAKPRRILVVQELPKTRSGKIMRRLLRDVAEHRAVGDATTLADSSVMTLIAAGLDKPVGAAAD; via the coding sequence GTGACCACGGAAGAATCTCGCACCGAGAACCCCGCCCAGGCAGCGGGACTCGAGAATCTGAGCACCGAGCTGCGCCGGTTCCCACCGGACGCCGAGTTCAGCGCGCAGGCCAACGCCCATGCCGAGCTCTACCCATGGGCGTCGGCCGATCCCGAACGGTTCTGGGCCGAGCAGGCCCGGGACCTGATCACCTGGCACGAGCCCTTTACCGAGGTCCTGGACTGGTCGAACGCCCCGGTCGCGCGCTGGTTCGCCGACGGCTCGCTCAACGCCTGCTACAACGCGGTCGACCGGCACGTCGAGGCCGGCAACGGCGACCGGGTCGCGATCGCGTTCGAGGGCGAGCCGGGCGACACGCGCTCGATCACCTACGCCGACCTGCAGCGCGAGGTGTCCCGGGCCGCGAACGCCCTCGGCGCCCTGGGGATCACCACGGGCGACCGGGTCGCGGTGTACCTGCCTATGATCCCCGAGGCGGTCATCGCGCTGCTCGCGTGCGCCCGGATCGGTGCCCCGCACTCGGTGGTCTTCGGCGGATTCTCGGCCGAGGCGCTGCGCTCCCGGATCGCCGACGCCGAGGCGAAGCTCGTGATCACGGCCGACGGCGGCTACCGGCGCGGTGCGCCGGCCGCGCTCAAGCCGGCCGTCGATGAGGCGCTCGCGAAGGGCCCGACCACCGTCGAGCACGTCCTCGTCGTGCGCCGCACCGGCCAGGACGTCGCCTGGACCGACGACCGGGACGTGTGGTGGCACGACGTCGTGGACACCGCCTCCGACCAGCACACCCCCGTGTGGGTCGAGGCCGAGCACCCGCTGTTCATCCTGTACACCTCCGGCACGACGGGTAAGCCCAAGGGCATCTTCCACACCACCGGCGGGTACCTGACCCAGGTCGCGTTCACCCACCTCAACGTGTTCGACCTCAAGGCCGCGACGGACGTGTACTGGTGCACGGCCGACGTCGGCTGGGTCACCGGCCACAGCTACGTCGTCTACGGCCCGCTCGTCAACGGCGCGACCCAGGTCATCTACGAGGGCACCCCCGACACCCCTGGACGGGACCGGTGGTGGTCGATCGTCGAGAAGTACCGCGTCTCGATCCTCTACACGGCGCCGACCGCGATCCGCACCTGCATGAAATGGGGCGAGGAGTACCCCGCGGGCCACGACCTGTCGTCCCTGCGCGTGCTCGGCAGCGTCGGCGAGTCCATCAACCCCGAGGCGTGGATCTGGTACCGCCGCGTCATCGGCGCGGACCGGACGCCGATCGTCGACACCTGGTGGCAGACCGAGACGGGCGCGATCATGATCTCCCCGCTGCCGGGCGCCACGACGCTCAAGCCCGGCTCCGCCCAGGTGCCGCTGCCCGGAATCAGCGCCGACGTCGTCGACGACGAGGCGCACCCCGTGCCCGACGGCGGGGGCGGGTACCTGGTCCTCACCCGGCCCTGGCCCGCGATGCTGCGCGGCATCTGGGGCGACCCGCAGCGGTTCAAGGACACCTACTGGTCCCGGTTCCCCGGCCTGTACTTCGCGGGCGACGGCGCGAAGAAGGACGACGACGGCGACATCTGGCTGCTCGGGCGGGTCGACGACGTCATGAACGTCTCGGGCCACCGGCTGAGCACGACGGAGATCGAGTCGGCCCTCGTCTCGCACCCGTCCGTGGCCGAGGCCGCGGTCGTCGGGGCGGCGGACGAGACCACTGGGCAGATCGTGGTCGCGTTCGTCATCCTGCGCGGCGGGATCGAGCAGACGGAGCAGACCGTCGAGGAGCTCCGCGCGCACGTGGCGAAGGAGATCGGGGCGATCGCCAAGCCGCGGCGGATCCTCGTGGTCCAGGAGCTGCCCAAGACCCGCTCGGGCAAGATCATGCGGCGCCTGCTGCGCGACGTCGCCGAGCACCGCGCCGTCGGGGACGCCACGACCCTCGCGGACTCGTCGGTCATGACGCTGATCGCGGCCGGCCTCGACAAGCCGGTGGGCGCGGCCGCCGACTGA
- a CDS encoding energy-coupling factor ABC transporter permease produces the protein MSTPEQRDPHAEDRPATSPGIHPASAPLPSTPTTTTSPTPAPAPAPSAAPTTADADAAPTPPAGDEVPRRDRNRTPATGTFPVPTGPPTTSVGGHLLGILVGLALTLLAIFLVTLGQSRILADGVGRSDITPETLGIVLVTLGALVAGGIILLGLWTPAAPFTGGLTAVLVGAAYLFAPVDAHRQTVRLLSTEQNSTAVLNSITAATTGGLFVLGILLLAAATALSLVRRRGVALGAFRERRSASPAE, from the coding sequence ATGAGCACCCCCGAGCAGCGCGACCCGCACGCCGAGGACCGGCCGGCGACGTCGCCGGGCATCCACCCCGCGAGCGCGCCGCTGCCCTCGACCCCGACGACGACGACGTCGCCCACGCCCGCGCCGGCCCCCGCGCCCTCCGCCGCCCCCACCACGGCCGATGCCGACGCCGCGCCGACTCCCCCCGCCGGGGACGAGGTCCCGCGCCGCGACCGCAACCGGACCCCGGCCACCGGCACCTTCCCGGTGCCGACCGGCCCGCCCACGACCAGCGTCGGCGGGCACCTGCTCGGCATCCTCGTCGGCCTGGCCCTGACGCTGCTGGCGATCTTCCTCGTCACGCTCGGTCAGTCTCGCATCCTGGCCGACGGCGTCGGCCGCTCCGACATCACCCCCGAGACGCTCGGCATCGTCCTCGTGACCCTGGGCGCCCTGGTCGCGGGCGGCATCATCCTGCTCGGGCTCTGGACGCCGGCGGCGCCGTTCACCGGCGGCCTGACCGCCGTGCTCGTGGGGGCCGCCTACCTGTTCGCACCCGTCGACGCGCACCGCCAGACGGTCCGTCTCCTCTCGACCGAGCAGAACAGCACCGCCGTGCTCAACTCGATCACAGCCGCCACCACGGGCGGCCTGTTCGTGCTCGGGATCCTCCTGCTCGCCGCCGCGACCGCGCTGTCGCTCGTGCGGCGCCGCGGCGTCGCACTCGGCGCGTTCCGCGAGCGCCGGAGCGCGTCGCCCGCCGAGTAG
- a CDS encoding formate/nitrite transporter family protein, translating to MDEQVKYAAHKVSMTRRPVAYLVQAALAGSYIGVAVVLMVSAAGGLLLDDSPWTKLVQGLVFGVALTLVFAAGGELATSNMMTLTQGVLRRTIGWRPALGTLAFSFVGNLVGAAIFASMVHASGVLAPETAAGKMIATMLEGKSHEASSQLFWRGVLCNMLVCLAMWSAMRLKSEGAQLFVIFWCLLAFITSGFEHVVANMTTFSLGVLGGLPGASLADFGHNLLFVGLGNLVGGAIVVGAAYAVIAGRPHDDASPAAHDVAADAAPASAVHEPLAATRS from the coding sequence ATGGACGAACAGGTCAAGTACGCCGCGCACAAGGTCTCGATGACGCGGCGACCGGTCGCGTACCTCGTGCAGGCCGCCCTCGCGGGCTCCTACATCGGCGTCGCCGTCGTGCTCATGGTCAGCGCCGCGGGCGGGCTGCTGCTCGACGACTCGCCGTGGACCAAGCTCGTCCAGGGCCTCGTCTTCGGCGTCGCGCTCACGCTCGTGTTCGCCGCCGGCGGCGAGCTCGCGACGTCGAACATGATGACGCTGACCCAGGGCGTGCTGCGCCGCACGATCGGTTGGCGGCCCGCGCTCGGCACGCTCGCGTTCTCCTTCGTGGGCAACCTCGTCGGGGCGGCGATCTTCGCCTCGATGGTGCACGCGTCGGGCGTGCTCGCCCCCGAGACCGCAGCCGGCAAGATGATCGCCACCATGCTCGAGGGCAAGTCCCACGAGGCCAGCAGCCAGCTGTTCTGGCGCGGCGTGCTCTGCAACATGCTCGTCTGCCTGGCGATGTGGTCCGCGATGCGACTCAAGAGCGAGGGCGCGCAGCTGTTCGTCATCTTCTGGTGCCTGCTCGCCTTCATCACGTCCGGCTTCGAGCACGTCGTCGCGAACATGACCACCTTCTCGCTCGGCGTCCTGGGCGGCCTGCCCGGCGCCTCGCTCGCGGACTTCGGCCACAACCTCCTGTTCGTCGGGCTGGGCAACCTGGTCGGCGGCGCGATCGTCGTCGGCGCCGCGTACGCCGTGATCGCCGGCCGCCCGCACGACGACGCCAGCCCGGCCGCGCACGACGTCGCGGCCGACGCCGCGCCCGCGTCCGCCGTGCACGAGCCCCTCGCGGCGACCCGGTCCTGA
- a CDS encoding NADH:flavin oxidoreductase/NADH oxidase gives MTSRLFEPLTLRGTTFTNRVWLAPMCQYSAVDGVPNDWHLVHLGARAVGGFGLLLTEAAAVVPEGRISPQDAGLWNDEQAIAWGRIVDFVHEQGTPIGVQLAHAGRKASTYRPWGAGRGSVPAADGGWTAVAPSESAFPGYAAPVALTAAELAEIPRAFAAAAARADAAGFDVVEVHAAHGYLLHEFLSPLSNDRTDEYGGSLENRARLTVEVVDAVRAVWPDDKPVLVRFSATDWTDGGLTVDEVTQVAKELAAHGVDLVDVSSGGNVPAQIPVGPGYQVAAARAVRDGSGLPVGAVGLITTAHQAEQVLLDAAADVVLLGRAALRDPMWPHRAAAALADAVPLPAQYARAPYPTP, from the coding sequence GTGACCAGCCGACTGTTCGAACCTCTGACGCTTCGGGGCACCACCTTCACCAACCGCGTCTGGCTCGCGCCGATGTGCCAGTACTCCGCCGTCGACGGCGTGCCGAACGACTGGCACCTCGTGCACCTGGGCGCGCGCGCCGTCGGCGGCTTCGGCCTGCTGCTGACCGAGGCCGCCGCCGTCGTGCCCGAGGGCCGGATCAGCCCGCAGGACGCCGGCCTGTGGAACGACGAGCAGGCGATCGCGTGGGGCCGCATCGTCGACTTCGTGCACGAGCAGGGCACGCCCATCGGCGTGCAGCTCGCCCACGCCGGCCGCAAGGCGTCGACGTACCGGCCGTGGGGCGCGGGCCGCGGCTCGGTGCCCGCGGCGGACGGCGGCTGGACCGCCGTCGCGCCGTCGGAGTCCGCCTTCCCGGGGTACGCCGCGCCGGTCGCGCTGACCGCGGCGGAGCTCGCCGAGATCCCGCGCGCATTCGCCGCCGCCGCGGCCCGTGCGGACGCCGCCGGGTTCGACGTCGTCGAGGTCCACGCCGCGCACGGCTACCTGCTGCACGAGTTCCTCTCGCCGCTGTCGAACGACCGGACCGACGAGTACGGCGGCTCGCTCGAGAACCGCGCCCGGCTCACGGTCGAGGTCGTCGACGCCGTGCGCGCCGTCTGGCCGGACGACAAGCCCGTGCTCGTGCGGTTCTCCGCGACCGACTGGACCGATGGCGGGCTGACCGTCGACGAGGTGACGCAGGTCGCGAAGGAGCTCGCCGCGCACGGCGTCGACCTCGTGGACGTCTCCTCCGGCGGCAACGTGCCCGCGCAGATCCCCGTCGGGCCCGGCTACCAGGTGGCCGCGGCGCGCGCCGTCCGGGACGGTTCGGGGCTGCCGGTCGGCGCCGTCGGCCTGATCACGACGGCGCACCAGGCCGAGCAGGTGCTGCTCGACGCGGCGGCCGACGTCGTCCTGCTCGGCCGGGCCGCCCTCCGCGACCCGATGTGGCCCCACCGAGCGGCGGCCGCCCTAGCGGACGCCGTCCCCCTCCCCGCCCAATACGCCCGAGCCCCCTACCCCACCCCCTAG